In Onychostoma macrolepis isolate SWU-2019 chromosome 12, ASM1243209v1, whole genome shotgun sequence, a single window of DNA contains:
- the six2b gene encoding homeobox protein SIX2b, with product MSMPPSFGFTQEQVACVCEVLQQGGSIERLGRFLWSLPACEHLHKHESVLKAKAVVAFHRGNFRELYKVLESHQFSPHNHPKLQQLWLKAHYVEAEKLRGRPLGAVGKYRVRRKFPLPRTIWDGEETSYCFKEKSRCVLKEWYTHNPYPSPREKRELAEATGLTTTQVSNWFKNRRQRDRAAEAKERENDGANPNGHNPLTSHVNENKSLCESSEDDKSPAATPDHSSMSPAILMPSSSGLPPLHSFAPPPGPSASIIPVSASDAQSHHHFSMHDGLLNPMTASLVELGS from the exons ATGTCTATGCCACCAAGTTTTGGATTTACCCAAGAGCAGGTTGCCTGCGTCTGCGAGGTCCTTCAGCAAGGTGGAAGTATCGAACGTCTCGGACGCTTTCTGTGGTCCTTACCTGCTTGTGAGCACCTCCACAAACACGAGAGCGTATTGAAAGCGAAAGCCGTGGTAGCTTTCCACCGGGGTAACTTCAGGGAGCTCTACAAAGTTTTAGAGAGCCACCAGTTTTCTCCGCACAACCACCCTAAACTGCAACAGCTCTGGCTGAAAGCTCACTATGTCGAAGCGGAGAAATTACGCGGTCGTCCTCTGGGTGCAGTGGGAAAATACCGCGTGCGCAGAAAGTTTCCACTTCCTCGCACCATCTGGGATGGAGAGGAGACCAGCTACTGTTTTAAGGAGAAGAGCCGGTGTGTGCTTAAAGAGTGGTACACTCACAACCCGTACCCTTCTCCTAGAGAGAAGAGAGAACTGGCCGAGGCCACGGGCCTCACCACGACGCAGGTCAGCAACTGGTTCAAGAACAGGAGGCAGAGGGACCGTGCAGCAGAAGCAAAGGAAAG GGAAAACGATGGTGCAAATCCAAACGGCCACAACCCACTGACCTCTCACGTGAACGAAAACAAATCTCTATGTGAAAGTTCAGAGGACGACAAATCTCCCGCGGCGACCCCGGATCACAGCTCCATGAGCCCAGCCATTCTTATGCCCTCCAGCTCAGGTCTGCCACCCCTGCACAGCTTCGCGCCTCCGCCCGGCCCCAGCGCCTCCATCATCCCCGTCAGCGCCTCAGACGCTCAGAGCCACCACCACTTCTCCATGCACGACGGCCTTCTCAACCCCATGACGGCCAGCCTGGTGGAACTTGGATCATAA